A window of Cyclopterus lumpus isolate fCycLum1 chromosome 14, fCycLum1.pri, whole genome shotgun sequence contains these coding sequences:
- the arhgap42a gene encoding rho GTPase-activating protein 42 isoform X2, translating to MEGKKQFDKETERYYSVLEKHLSLSSKKKESQLHEADSQMSKDRQVFYDASLQYVFKIQEVQERKKFEFVEPLLAFLQGLFTFYHEGYELASEFEPYKQQLQFNLQNARKNFESTRAEVERLMKRIRSAEEDFKAPSCFTMEGYLYIQEKRPLGSVWTRYYCTYEKSSKVFTMSNTEARPASRQNGLVNGTPEMFKLRSCVRRKTESIDKRFCFDIEVVERHGVITLQALCEANRRLWMEAMDGKEPIYTLPSLLSKKEETFLNKAGFNFVKKCIELVETRGITTLGLYRIGGVNSKVQRLMTSVFASTAPTDMQLDADAWDNKTITSGLKNYFRCLAEPVLTYRLHKEFIKAAKYDNQKYRVRAIHALVHKLPEKNRAMLDILTNHLLMVSSHSDQNLMTVSNLGMIFGPTLMRSQEETVAAMMNIKFQNIVVEIIIENHHKIFGEAPDLSVPLPQPPSSRSTPRRNKAICLSSGKRKARLYPPALCLADNDSDTFSSSPSTTPMGSQESLSSHSSEKNGLSQTSPPSSPAAEPDLPSTAPVSPHAASSCSPSHNSSNGKDEKHPTDNTASPHLTPSSSWTSSQPTPAQETSSVSSLLSTERSLSVKGNSTASLSSVKESRCPSVASLSTISIQHSSVERASSLKEGRPLQRASSVSSLKSSHSVDQRNASSASSTVTETKVATSPSRPHRKTYMTASSSSSSSSSLFPYQLSTSSSLTSLHISEDYKSCHGSVRSLMSLDPQDALHKRKPSHIRCGSDLTTKHSAAATSSNGYQRPGSVLSVRLPQRESSVFSSALDVCYPGRDAKALYSCEAEHSHELSFPQGALFSNVYPSVEPGWFQATYNGRTGLIPENYITYK from the exons ATG GAGGGAAAGAAGCAGTTTGACAAGGAGACCGAAAGGTACTACTCTGTTCTCGAGAAACACCTCAGCTTGTCCTCCAAAAAGAAGGAATCACAGCTGCACGAG gcTGATTCACAAATGAGTAAGGACAGGCAGGTTTTTTATGATGCATCGCTGCAGTATGTCTTCAAGATCCAAGAAGTGCAGGAGAGAAAGAAGTTTGAATTTGTGGAGCCG TTACTAGCCTTCCTGCAGGGTTTGTTTACGTTCTACCATGAGGGTTACGAGCTGGCTAGTGAGTTTGAACCCTACAAGCAGCAGCTTCAGTTCAACCTGCAGAAT GCTCGCAAAAACTTTGAAAGTACGCGTGCCGAGGTTGAGAGGCTGATGAAAAGAATCCGGTCTGCAGAAGAAGACTTCAAAGCTCCCAGTTGCTTTACCATGGAGGGATATCTGTACATACAGGAGAAAC GTCCATTGGGCAGTGTGTGGACCAGATACTACTGTACTTATGAAAAAAGCTCCAAGGTGTTCACCATGAGCAACACAGAGGCCAGACCAGCCAGCAGACAG AACGGCCTGGTGAATGGTACACCTGAGATGTTCAAGCTGCGCTCTTGTGTCAGAAGGAAGACAGAATCAATTGACAAACGCTTCTGCTTTGACATCGAGGTGGTTGAGAG ACATGGGGTCATCACCCTGCAAGCACTCTGTGAGGCAAACAGGCGGCTGTGGATGGAGGCAATGGATGGAAAGGAACCT ATTTACACTCTGCCATCTTTACTCAGTAAAAAGGAGGAGA catttcTCAACAAGGCAGGCTTCAACTTTGTTAAGAAGTGTATTGAACTGGTTGAAACCAGAG GCATTACCACCCTGGGACTGTACAGGATTGGAGGAGTTAACTCCAAAGTGCAGCGGTTGATGACGAGTGTGTTTG CATCCACAGCTCCCACTGACATGCAGTTGGATGCAGATGCCTGGGACAACAAGACCATCACCAGCGGTCTAAAGAATTATTTCAG gtgtCTGGCAGAACCAGTACTGACCTACAGACTGCATAAAGAATTCATTAAGGCCGCAA AGTATGACAACCAGAAGTATCGAGTGAGAGCGATTCATGCTCTTGTACACAAACTACCAGAAAAAAACCGAGCTATGTTGGACATCCTAACCAACCACCTTCTCAT GGTGTCCTCTCACAGTGACCAGAACCTGATGACTGTGTCCAACCTGGGGATGATCTTTGGCCCCACATTGATGAGGTCGCAGGAGGAGACGGTGGCCGCCATGATGAACATCAAGTTTCAAAATATTGTGGTGGAGATTATCATTGAAAACCACCACAAG ATATTTGGTGAGGCCCCAGACCTGTCGGTGCCGTTACCTCAGCCTCCATCCTCTAGGTCGACTCCTCGGAGGAACAAGGCCATCTGTCTGTCGTCTGGAAAGAGGAAGGCCCGTCTCTACCCTCCGGCTCTCTGCCTGGCAGACAACGACA GTGACACCTTCAGTAGCAGCCCCAGCACGACTCCGATGGGCAGCCAAGAGTCTCTGTCATCACACTCCTCTGAAAAGAACGGATTGTCTCAGacctctcctccgtcctctcctGCTGCCGAACCCGACCTGCCGTCCACAGCACCGGTGTCTCCTCATGCGGCTTCCTCCTGCTCGCCGTCCCACAACTCCTCAAACGGGAAGGATGAGAAACACCCGACAGACAACACAGCCTCCCCTCACCTTACGCCTTCCTCGTCCTGGACTTCCTCCCAACCCACTCCGGCCCAGGAGACTTCCTCCGTGTCCTCTTTACTTTCCACAGAGAGGAGTCTGTCTGTCAAAGGAAACTCAACTGCCTCCTTGTCGTCTGTAAAAGAATCAAGATGTCCTTCCGTAGCCTCCTTGTCCACTATCTCCATCCAGCACTCTTCAGTGGAGCGCGCTTCCTCTCTCAAGGAGGGTCGACCTCTTCAGAGAGCgtcgtctgtctcctctctgaagaGCTCTCATTCAGTCGATCAAAGAAATGCATCCAGCGCCTCCTCTACTGTCACGGAAACCAAAGTGGCTACCTCTCCTTCTCGGCCGCACAGAAAAACTTACAtgactgcctcctcctcctcttcctcctcctcttcattattCCCCTACCAGCTTtccacatcttcctctctgacctccCTGCACATTTCTGAGG ATTACAAAAGCTGTCACGGATCGGTACGCAGTCTCATGTCTCTGGACCCACAAGATGCATTGCACAAACGTAAACCTTCACACATCCGCTGTGGCTCTGATCTGACGACGAAACACTCTGCAGCCGCTACATCCAGCAACGGTTACCAGAGACCTGGATCAGT ATTATCAGTCCGACTACCGCAGCGTGAGAGTTCAGTATTCTCCTCAGCATTAGACGTATGTTATCCAGGAAG GGATGCAAAAGCTCTTTACTCCTGTGAGGCAGAGCACAGCCATGAGCTCAGTTTTCCACAGGGGGCGCTGTTCTCAAATG tgtACCCGTCTGTGGAACCAGGTTGGTTTCAGGCGACGTACAACGGAAGAACAGGCCTCATACCTGAAAACTACATCACGTACAAGTGA